A single Cryptococcus neoformans var. grubii H99 chromosome 7, complete sequence DNA region contains:
- a CDS encoding oxidoreductase has protein sequence MSNDSFESVVITVTLSQWKLAEVRRLFKNVFYHPDGKVPEEHLALADIWYTSWLGLPKDIKTISQIPRTRIVQLSSAGANNFLGTELMQSEEAKKKIAVCSSSGIHTLSIPQYIICNVINLYMKLQVQFHLSRTNAEWPSRDQVLQYAGAAGQTHPGNRCLYGKTVGMLGYGHIARETARLFKAFNCNVIAANSKGDKRPEEGFRLPGTGDEDGSIPSQYYSTTDPESFKEFLSHCDVLVASLPSTPQTTYMLTEFHLRSLPEGAVFVNIGRGDLIRSEDILAALDAEGGLFGAVLDVTDPEPLPSGHPLFTHPSVIVTPHTSGSFEGYFDSGADVLLAQGDRLKQGLSPINVVDPAKGY, from the exons ATGTCGAACGACTCTTTTGAAAGTGTAGTCATCACTGTAACTCTCTCCCAGTGGAAGCTCGCGGAGGTGAGGCGCTTGTTCAAGAACGTATTCTACCACCCAGATGGAAAAGTACCAGAGGAACATCTTGCGTTGGCGGATATATGGTACACGAGCTGGCTGGGTCTGCCCAAGGATATCAAGACGATTAGTCAAATCCCACGGACGAGAATAGTGCAACTATCATCAG CTGGAGCCAATAATTTTCTCGGGACGGAGTTGATGCAGTCAGAggaggccaagaagaagattgccGTGTGCTCATCCTCCG GCATCCACACTCTGTCTATCCCGCAATACATTATCTGCAATGTGATAAACT TGTACATGAAACTTCAAGTACAATTTCATCTCTCCCGAACCAACGCAGAATGGCCTTCAAGAGACCAGGTTTTGCAATATGCTGGTGCTGCAGGTCAGACGCATCCCGGTAACCGTTGTTTGTATGGCAAGACTGTCGGAATGTTG GGATATGGGCACATTGCTCGTGAAACGGCACGACTATTCAAGGCCTTTAACTGCAATGTGATTGCTGCAAATTCCAAGGGGGATAAACGACCAGAAGAGGGG TTTCGACTGCCCGGCacaggagatgaagatg GCTCGATACCCAGCCAATACTACTCTACAACTGATCCAGAGTCTTTCAAGGAATTTCTGTCTCATTGTGACGTTCTCGTAGCCAGTCTGCCCTCCACACCGCAGACGACCTACATGTTGACCGAATTTCATCTAC GTTCATTGCCCGAGGGGGCTGTGTTTGTTAATATCGGTCGTGGGGATCTGATACGCTCTG AGGATATCCTTGCTGCATTGGACGCAGAGGGAGGCCTTTTCGGCGCTGTACTCGACGTGACCGATCCAGAACCTCTTCCCTCTGGACACCCGCTCTTCACCCATCCAAGCGTTATCGTGACTCCGCATACAAGTGGGAGCTTTGAGGGGTATTTTGATAGTGGTGCTGATGTGCTGCTTGCGCAAGGCGATCGATTGAAGCAGGGTTTATCTCCTATCAATGTCGTAGATCCTGCTAAGGGTTATTAA
- a CDS encoding NADPH-ferrihemoprotein reductase, with product MIPMILYASETGNAQDTAERVARAFRANGRAVTCLPMDQFPISALPHTYLLILLTSTHGRGDPPPAMLPLWTAMLRSSLPEDILEDVHFSLFGLGDSSYERFCYAGKMLLRRMEQLGATKMGEPAWGDERSPNGIEDAFLPWLQQTLDLYLPYLPLISPTFKTIESTVLPPPIYKISPASTSKSVEHDLSLEYLSISSPVPNGKPAPVRVEDQARDKVSTSRTKPDDWVWATFKKNTRITSKDWWQDVREIELEFDDPDTKPYIAGSICSLQPQSREDDVNMFLEMMELTSQADEVVTIESLLDEQPLPSHLPPAGTPTTLRSLLTNHLDIRYSPRKSFFEWLRRLSTNEMERERLDEFIADPDEIHTYATRPSRTIVETLADFRFTRIPISHILEILPPLRRRQFSIASSWEDHPGKVQLLVALIEYKTNLKIPRKGLCSSWLNGLPVGTRIPIHIASPTLFLPQDPEVPIILVGPGTGVAPMRAFVEIRVRQGAAKNTSLYFGCRSSTTDYFFESEWHGYREKGVKIQVAASRDQEERIYVQHLIKRDKEYVKEWIVDKKGWLFISGSSNAMPREVREAVAWCISKEGAGDMTEEESKAYVEQMFEDKRGGEESW from the exons ATGATTCCCATGATATTGTACGCCTCAGAAACCGGCAATGCTCAAGATACAGCGGAGCGCGTGGCCCGCGCTTTCAGAGCAAACGGCAGAGCTGTCACCTGTCTCCCAATGGATCAGTTTCCTATTTCAGCTCTTCCACATACCTATCTCCTGATACTCCTCACCTCAACCcacggaagaggagatccACCCCCAGCTATGCTGCCTCTTTGGACGGCTATGTTGCGGTCATCGTTACCGGAGGACATTCTGGAGGATGTTcatttctctctttttGGACTTGGGGATAGCAGTTACGAGCGCTTCTGTTATGCTGGGAAGATGTTGCTGCGAAGGATGGAGCAATTGGGGGCTACGAAGATGGGTGAACCAGCTTGGGGGGATGAGAGGTCACCAAATGG TATTGAGGACGCCTTTTTGCCATGGCTCCAGCAAACTTTAGACCTCTATTTGCCTTACCTGCCGTTAATATCTCCAACTTTTAAAACTATCGAATCCACTGTGCTACCTCCGCCGATATACAAGATTTCCCCTGCTTCCACTTCCAAATCCGTGGAACACGACCTATCGTTGGAATACCTTTCGATCTCATCGCCTGTTCCAAATGGCAAACCTGCTCCCGTCCGAGTCGAAGATCAGGCCAGAGATAAAGTATCAACCTCTAGGACCAAACCAGATGATTGGGTCTGGGCTACGTTCAAAAAGAATACTAGAATAACGAGCAAAGATTGGTGGCAAGATGTAAGAGAGATAGAGCTGGAGTTTGACGACCCTGATAC GAAACCTTACATTGCCGGATCAATATGCTCCCTACAGCCCCAATCCAGGGAGGATGATGTCAACATGtttttggagatgatggagctTACCTCGCAAGCGGATGAAGTCGTTACTATCGAGTCCCTTCTTGATG AGCaaccccttccttcccatcttccaccAGCTGGGACGCCAACGACTTTACGTTCGTTGCTAACAAATCATCTCGACATACGGTATTCTCCTCGTAAAAGCTTTTTCGAGTGGTTACGGCGTCTTAGCACGAACGAAATGGAGAGGGAGCGTCTCGACGAATTTATAGCTGATCCA GATGAAATACATACATACGCGACTAGACCATCGCGCACGATAGTTGAGACACTAGCCGACTTTAGATTCACCCGGATACCCATATCACATATTTTGGAGAtactccctcctcttcgaaGACGACAATTCTCAATTGCAAGCTCATGGGAA GATCATCCGGGCAAAGTTCAGCTGCTAGTCGCTTTGATCGAGTACAAAACTAATCTAAAAATCCCAAGGAAAGGTCTTTGTTCATCATGGCTCAACGGACTCCCTGTGG GTACGCGCATCCCAATACACATCGCTTCACCAACTCtgttccttcctcaagATCCTGAGGTACCCATCATTCTTGTCGGTCCGGGGACGGGTGTTGCGCCTATGAGGGCTTTCGTAGAGATCCGAGTCAGGCAAGGTGCTGCCAAAA ATACTTCCCTTTATTTTGGATGTCGATCGTCTACCACAGATTATTTTTTCGAATCCGAATGGCACGGGTACCGCGAAAAGGGCGTCAAAATCCAGGTCGCGGCGAGTAGAGACCAGGAAGAAAGGATTTACGTGCAGCATTTGATAAAGAGGGATAAAGAGTATGTAAAGGAGTGGATTGTAGATAAGAAAGGCTGGCTGTTCATCTCTGG GTCATCTAATGCAATGCCCCGCGAAGTGAGAGAGGCTGTGGCGTGGTGTATTTCCAAAGAAGGTGCAGGAGATatgacagaagaagaatcaaAGGCGTATGTGGAACAAATGTTTGAGGATAAGCGAGGTGGCGAAGAGAGTTGGTAG
- a CDS encoding aromatic amino acid aminotransferase I: MPSINSTPVPVDFTKYFSKETTSRKRSQLKELRPFFEIPGMISFGVGIPHPSTWPVNGMTLSVPFAGKSVFVPGYNSRSPEDMLPLAPYQEPSKNESLRPDLTEELQYSSTYGTKHLLSWIKEHIERVHAPPYEDWINLLTAGNTDGVDAVMRACFDRGDYMLVEEFAYPGLLSPAATLGIKCLGVPLDSEGVDPSALDEILANWNETERGGPRPKMLVMVPTCSNPAGVTIPAHRKQEIYAICRKWDLLICEDDPYCFLQIRPNGADSPIVPSFLSLDTDGRVIRVDSFSKIVAPGSRLGFVTGHKVIVEKIMNTRESSTQCPSGFSIAAIAAILRAWGGHEGFERKYIPHISDIYSKRCLSIIDLLKKYVPPSTIEIPKPAGGMFLWVRLRIESHPSFPSQDPETISKQVFQAMIDEKVLMAPSEFFKAPSTSVWTPEQEAKRIFVRISFSLPPQDEMEEGAKRMGRALAREWGLEQA, translated from the exons ATGCCTTCCATCAATTCCACGCCCGTCCCAGTGGACTTTACCAAATACTTCAGCAAGGAAACAACCAGTAGGAAGAGGTCGCAGTTGAAGGAGCTTCGACCGTTTTTCGAGATCCCGGGTATGATCAGC TTTGGAGTTGGCATCCCCCATCCCTCGACATGGCCAGTCAACGGTATGACGCTTTCTGTACCATTCGCAGGCAAATCAGTCTTTGTCCCGGGCTACAACA GCCGGTCACCTGAAGACATGCTTCCACTCGCGCCTTATCAAGAGCCTTCAAAAAATGAATCCCTTCGTCCCGATCTTACTGAAGAGCTCCAATACAGCTCAACTTATGGTACCAAGCACCTTCTCAGCTGGATTAAGGAGCACATCGAACGAGTCCATGCGCCTCCTTATGAGGACTGGATCAACCTCCTTACTGCGGGAAACACTGATGGAGTCGATGCGGTGATGCGAGCTTGTTTCGACCGGGGCGATTACATGCTGGTTGAAGAATTCG CGTACCCTGGATTACTTAGCCCTGCAGCGACTTTGGGCATCAAGTGCTTGGGTGTCCCTCTTGATTCGGAAGGTGTTGATCCAAGCGCTCTGGATGAGATCCTCGCAAACTGGAATGAAACAGAAAGAGGAGGCCCTAGGCCGAAGATGCTCGTCATGGTACC CACATGCTCAAACCCTGCTGGTGTGACGATACCTGCTCATCGCAAACAAGAGATCTATGCGATCTGTCGAAAATGGGACCTGCTCATCTGCGAGGACGACCCAT ACTGCTTCTTGCAAATCAGGCCGAATGGTGCTGATAGCCCTATTGTTCCCAGCTTCTTGTCGCTTGATACCGACGGTCGAGTTATCCGAGTTGATAGCTTTTCTAAAATCGTAGCGCCAGGTAGTCGGCTAGGCTTCGTTACGGGTCACAAGGTCATTGTGGAAAAGATTATGAATACGCGAGAAAGCTCAACC CAATGCCCATCTGGTTTTTCTATCGCTGCTATCGCTGCTATTCTCCGAGCTTGGGGTGGTCACGAGGGTTTCGAGCGAAAATACATTCCTCACATCTCAG ACATTTACTCCAAAAGGTGCCTGTCCATTATTGACCTCCTCAAGAAGTACGTCCCTCCAAGCACCATCGAGATCCCCAAGCCCGCCGGGGGCATGTTCCTCTGGGTCCGTCTCAGGATCGAGTCCCACccatctttcccttctcaaGATCCCGAAACGATCTCCAAGCAAGTTTTCCAAGCAATGATCGATGAGAAAGTCTTGATGGCTCCCTCCGAGTTCTTCAAAGCGCCCTCGACGTCGGTTTGGACGCCGgagcaagaagcaaaaAGGATCTTTGTCAGGATTAGCTTTTCGTTACCTCCgcaggatgagatggaagaaggtgcgaagaggatgggaagggcTTTGGCGAGGGAGTGGGGTCTGGAGCAAGCTTGA
- a CDS encoding membrane protein: MAVPISNVDRIDEKELGAKIDVADVHYEPSIAEEPNLGEEIDQTYLNASKAIRFYRGTLFQMILFGALSFVGPAMSDAISNLGGGGLSTAYLANLATCVNYAASCAMTLVGGPLINKIGIKWSCIIAAIAFPLSGSGYYVRARFQVDWYLIFAKTVSGITSGFLYVAETTAMLSYPHLHERGLYLGIWSAMRNSGSVIGGAINFATNYSSSSAGGISWSTYLIFVGFEVSGFIFAFLLSPTKKVRRSDGSPVPYSRDMTWKSEFTALYKHALNKRTWLVFIPAFYSFFYGGVYGTYLTNHFSTRARALSSLIVPCCTILMVTVYGRLLDNKKWKQRTRAWIALAFWAVPQAACLVWTGVIFGKYGNERTAFDYNLNTREWATAYFPYFFIFTTGYWTQLSIYWILGTFSADVKSSARTGGLFRCFETLGQAIAYGINSHVGDARIPFYIQCALWALAVPCMIALIRLVPETPAWNDDVVDGKVEQALRKTENLEV; this comes from the exons ATGGCTGTCCCGATCAGCAACGTCGACCGAATAGATGAGAAAGAACTCGGGGCTAAAATAGATGTGGCCGATGTTCACTATGAGCCATCTATTGCTGAGGAACCCAACCTCGGAGAAGAGATCGATCAGACCTACCTCAATGCTTCCAAGGCCATTCGGTTCTACAGAGGAACCTTGTTCCAAATGATCCTTTTTGGAGC ATTATCCTTCGTCGGTCCTGCAATGTCTGATGCCATTTCCAACttgggtggtggtggtctATCCACAGCCTACCTTGCCAACCTTGCTACCTGCGTCAATTACGCTGCGTCGTGCGCTATGACTCTGGTCGGTGGTCCACTTATCAACAAAATCGGAATCAAATGGTCATGTATTATTGCCGCTATCGCCTTTCCTCTTAGTGGTTCAGGTTACTATGTTCGAGCACGGTTCCAGGTTGATTGGTATTTGATCTTTGCCAAG ACAGTTAGTGGTATTACCAGTGGCTTCCTGTATGTCGCCGAGACTACTGCTATGTTGTCGTACCCTCATTTGCACGAACGAGGCCTTTACCTTG GTATCTGGTCTGCCATGAGGAATTCTGGCAGCGTCATCGGAGGTGCCATCAATTTTGCGACCAACTATAGCTCTTCAAGTGCCGGTGGCATCTCCTGGTCTACTTACCTTATTTTTGTCGGCTTTG AGGTATCCGGTTTCATCTTTGCCTTCCTTCTGAGCCCTACAAAGAAGGTTCGAAGGAGCGACGGTTCGCCTGTCCCCTATTCACGCGACATGACTTGGAAGAGTGAATTCACCGCGTTGTACAAACACGCTTTGAACAAGAGA ACCTGGCTGGTTTTTATTCCCGCCTTCTATTCATTCTTCTACGGTGGGGTTTACGGGACCTACCTCACCAATCACTTCTCTACCCGAGCTCGTGCGCTGTCAAGTCTCATCGTTC CATGTTGCACGATCCTTATGGTCACCGTCTACGGACGACTGCTTGACAATAAGAAATGGAAACAGCGCACAAGGGCTTGGATAGCTCTCGCATTCTGGGCCGTCCCTCAGGCCGCTTGCCTTGTCTGGACCGGTGTCATCTTCGGCAAGTATGGCAACGAAAGAACAGCTTTCGATTATAATCT TAATACTAGGGAGTGGGCTACAGCGTACTTCCCAtatttcttcatctttacTACCGGATACTGGACCCAGCTGAGCATCTACTGGATCCTCGGCACCTTCTCGGCAGACGTCAAATCATCGGCTCGTACAGGAGGTTTGTTCCGATGTTTCGAGACTCTCGGTCAAGCCATCGCATACGGTATCAACAGTCATGTCGGCGACGCCAGAATCCCATTCTACATTCAGTGCGCCCTCTGGGCTCTGGCTGTGCCTTGTATGATTGCCCTCATTCGGCTGGTTCCCGAGACTCCGGCTTggaatgatgatgtggtggatggaaaggttgagCAGGCGCTGAGGAAGACAGAGAATTTGGAAGTCTGA